The Allocatelliglobosispora scoriae genome contains a region encoding:
- a CDS encoding copper homeostasis protein CutC, translating to MSPLLEVIALSPADAEAAQAGGADRLELVADMAADGLSPDPRLAAQVVASTDLPVRAMVRVQAGFAVVDLPRLVRAAADLIEAGVHGLVLGFLDEAGDVAADACVAIADVLDGRPWTFHRAIDHSRDYSRAFEVVRGLPGLDAVLTAGSPNGVAAGLTRLAQRIDAGDGDLVLAGGGLVPAQVPVLRAIGVTSFHIGRSVRRERSWLQPVSAAEVRAWKYITSLPALAPSSPGRP from the coding sequence GTGAGCCCTCTGCTGGAAGTCATCGCCCTGAGCCCGGCGGATGCGGAGGCCGCTCAGGCGGGTGGCGCTGACCGGCTGGAACTCGTCGCCGACATGGCCGCCGACGGGCTCAGCCCCGATCCCCGCCTCGCCGCCCAGGTGGTGGCGAGCACGGACCTGCCCGTCCGGGCCATGGTCCGCGTCCAGGCCGGCTTCGCGGTGGTCGATCTCCCTCGGCTGGTACGCGCAGCAGCCGACCTCATCGAAGCGGGCGTGCACGGTCTCGTGCTCGGGTTCCTCGACGAAGCCGGTGACGTGGCGGCCGACGCGTGTGTCGCGATCGCCGACGTGCTCGACGGGCGGCCGTGGACCTTCCACCGGGCCATCGACCACTCCCGCGACTACAGCCGGGCCTTCGAGGTGGTGCGCGGTCTGCCGGGGCTGGACGCCGTACTCACCGCGGGCTCGCCCAACGGCGTCGCCGCCGGGCTGACCCGGCTCGCTCAGCGGATCGACGCGGGTGACGGCGATCTCGTCCTCGCCGGGGGCGGGCTCGTTCCCGCTCAGGTGCCGGTGCTGCGTGCGATCGGGGTGACGTCCTTCCACATCGGGCGCTCGGTGCGCAGGGAGCGCTCCTGGCTGCAGCCCGTCTCCGCCGCCGAGGTCCGGGCGTGGAAATACATCACATCTCTTCCAGCTCTCGCCCCTTCGTCTCCCGGACGGCCTTGA
- a CDS encoding GNAT family N-acetyltransferase, whose translation MEAFTEEHRDGVVELLRRTLLTEDVTEADEIVGRLRRPIGAGHGLDGPGPVEPGVVGPAVTGTGGAKPGLVEVEHGRVIGVVLASIGHADPSAGHLDLIAVDPEHQRKGIGSALIATAEDELAALGCTVVRIAGNAPDYVWPGVDVRYTPAVCAVVASGYHHDQTAWNMTVDLTDPTSRALRSTAEAESRLIQVGIDIRTATSEDLTALLPVIDEEWGGAWVREVAAARGCHVALKEGQPVAFAAWGGARSSWFGPMGTLPAAEGLGIGSVLLRRCLHEQASTGITRAQIGWVGPVPFYSGAADAFIERVFFLYRKPLHT comes from the coding sequence ATGGAGGCCTTCACCGAGGAACACCGGGACGGCGTCGTCGAGCTGCTCCGCCGTACCCTCCTCACCGAGGACGTGACCGAGGCCGACGAGATCGTCGGGCGCCTGCGCAGGCCGATCGGAGCAGGTCACGGGCTTGACGGACCCGGGCCGGTCGAGCCGGGGGTGGTCGGTCCGGCCGTCACCGGCACCGGCGGGGCCAAGCCCGGACTGGTCGAGGTCGAGCACGGCCGGGTCATCGGCGTGGTCCTCGCCTCGATCGGGCACGCCGACCCGAGCGCGGGCCACCTGGACCTGATCGCGGTCGACCCCGAGCACCAGCGCAAGGGCATCGGCTCCGCGCTGATCGCCACCGCCGAGGACGAGCTCGCCGCGCTGGGCTGCACGGTCGTACGGATCGCGGGCAACGCCCCGGACTATGTCTGGCCGGGCGTCGACGTGCGCTACACCCCGGCGGTCTGCGCCGTCGTCGCCTCGGGCTACCACCACGACCAGACGGCCTGGAACATGACGGTCGACCTCACCGATCCGACCTCGCGGGCGCTGCGCTCGACGGCGGAGGCGGAGTCCCGGTTGATCCAGGTCGGGATCGACATCCGTACGGCCACGAGCGAAGACCTGACCGCCCTGCTGCCCGTGATCGACGAGGAGTGGGGTGGCGCCTGGGTACGCGAGGTCGCCGCCGCCCGCGGCTGCCACGTGGCGCTCAAGGAGGGTCAGCCGGTCGCGTTCGCGGCGTGGGGTGGTGCCCGGTCGAGCTGGTTCGGTCCGATGGGCACCCTGCCGGCCGCGGAGGGTCTCGGGATCGGCTCGGTGCTGCTGCGCCGGTGCCTGCACGAGCAGGCGTCAACGGGGATCACGAGGGCGCAGATCGGCTGGGTGGGGCCGGTGCCGTTCTACTCCGGCGCCGCCGACGCCTTCATCGAGAGGGTCTTCTTCCTCTACCGCAAGCCCTTACACACCTAG
- the groL gene encoding chaperonin GroEL (60 kDa chaperone family; promotes refolding of misfolded polypeptides especially under stressful conditions; forms two stacked rings of heptamers to form a barrel-shaped 14mer; ends can be capped by GroES; misfolded proteins enter the barrel where they are refolded when GroES binds): protein MAKIIAFDEEARRGLERGMNQLADTVKVTLGPKGRNVVLEKKWGAPTITNDGVSIAKEIELEDPYEKIGAELVKEVAKKTDDVAGDGTTTATVLAQALVREGLRNVAAGANPMALKRGIEVAVASVADELAKLAKDVETKEQIASTASISAGDSTVGEIIAEAMDKVGKEGVITVEESNTFGLELELTEGMRFDKGFNSAYFITDSERMETVLEDPYLLIANSKISNVKDMLPILEKVMQSGKPLVILAEDVEGEALATLIVNKIRGTFKSVAVKAPGFGDRRKAMLQDIAILTGGQVISEEVGLKLDAVGLDMLGKARKVVVTKDETTIVEGAGDVDQINGRVNQIRAEIEKSDSDYDREKLQERLAKLAGGVAVIKVGAATEVELKERKHRIEDAVRNAKAAVEEGIVPGGGVALVQAGKNAFDKLDLVGDEATGANIVKVALDAPLRQIAVNAGLEGGVVVEKVRNLEAGFGLNAATGEYVDMLKAGIIDPAKVTRSALQNAASIAALFLTTEAVVADKPEKAGAAPAGPGGGDMDF from the coding sequence ATGGCCAAGATTATCGCGTTCGACGAGGAAGCTCGTCGCGGCCTTGAGCGGGGCATGAACCAGCTCGCCGACACCGTCAAGGTGACGCTCGGTCCCAAGGGCCGCAACGTCGTGCTCGAGAAGAAGTGGGGTGCCCCCACCATCACCAACGATGGTGTGAGCATCGCCAAGGAGATCGAGCTCGAGGACCCGTACGAGAAGATCGGCGCTGAGCTGGTCAAGGAGGTCGCGAAGAAGACCGACGACGTCGCCGGTGACGGCACGACGACGGCGACCGTCCTGGCCCAGGCGCTCGTTCGCGAGGGTCTGCGCAACGTCGCGGCCGGCGCGAACCCGATGGCCCTGAAGCGGGGCATCGAGGTCGCCGTCGCGTCCGTTGCGGATGAGCTGGCCAAGCTCGCCAAGGACGTCGAGACCAAGGAGCAGATCGCCTCCACCGCCTCCATCTCCGCCGGTGACTCCACCGTCGGCGAGATCATCGCCGAGGCGATGGACAAGGTCGGCAAGGAAGGCGTCATCACCGTCGAGGAGAGCAACACCTTCGGGCTCGAGCTGGAGCTCACCGAGGGCATGCGCTTCGACAAGGGCTTCAACTCGGCTTACTTCATCACCGACAGCGAGCGCATGGAGACGGTCCTCGAGGACCCCTACCTGCTGATCGCCAACAGCAAGATCTCCAACGTCAAGGACATGCTGCCGATCCTCGAGAAGGTCATGCAGTCGGGCAAGCCGCTCGTCATCCTGGCCGAGGACGTGGAGGGCGAGGCTCTCGCCACCCTGATCGTCAACAAGATCCGCGGCACGTTCAAGTCCGTCGCCGTCAAGGCGCCCGGCTTCGGCGACCGCCGCAAGGCCATGCTGCAGGACATCGCGATCCTCACCGGCGGCCAGGTCATCTCCGAGGAGGTCGGGCTCAAGCTCGACGCCGTCGGCCTCGACATGCTGGGCAAGGCCCGCAAGGTCGTCGTGACCAAGGACGAGACCACGATCGTCGAGGGTGCGGGTGACGTCGACCAGATCAACGGTCGCGTCAACCAGATCCGTGCCGAGATCGAGAAGTCGGACTCGGACTACGACCGCGAGAAGCTGCAGGAGCGCCTGGCCAAGCTGGCCGGCGGTGTTGCGGTCATCAAGGTCGGCGCGGCCACCGAGGTCGAGCTCAAGGAGCGCAAGCACCGCATCGAGGACGCCGTTCGCAACGCGAAGGCGGCCGTCGAGGAGGGCATCGTCCCCGGTGGTGGCGTCGCGCTCGTGCAGGCCGGCAAGAACGCCTTCGACAAGCTGGACCTGGTCGGCGACGAGGCGACCGGTGCCAACATCGTGAAGGTGGCGCTCGACGCCCCGCTGCGGCAGATCGCCGTCAACGCGGGCCTCGAGGGTGGCGTCGTGGTGGAGAAGGTTCGCAACCTGGAGGCGGGCTTCGGCCTCAACGCCGCCACCGGCGAGTACGTCGACATGCTGAAGGCCGGCATCATCGACCCCGCCAAGGTGACGCGCTCCGCGCTGCAGAACGCCGCCTCGATCGCGGCTCTGTTCCTGACCACGGAGGCCGTCGTGGCCGACAAGCCGGAGAAGGCGGGCGCTGCGCCGGCCGGCCCCGGTGGCGGGGACATGGACTTCTAA
- a CDS encoding sugar porter family MFS transporter translates to MDAVATRPANTNGAAIMIAATAAMGGFLFGFDTAVINGTVDAIQGAFNMNAFVLGFVVASALLGCAVGAWFAGPLADKHGRIRVMVIAAIVFAVGSVGSAVAIGPIDLTIWRVVGGLAVGAASVIAPAYIAEISPAAIRGRLGSLQQLAIVVGIFIALLTDYALAEAAGGASEPLWFGVDAWRWMLASEVIPAAAYLIMALRIPESPRYLVRKGRIEEARQVLTRVIGDDADARLAEIQRSMIGANDKVQLSDLKGPRFGLLPIVWVGILLSVFQQFVGINIIFYYSSTLWQAVGFTESDSLLITVITSVTNIVTTLIAIALVDKVGRKPLLLFGAAGMVLTLGAMAWCFANATVVGDTVTMSPVTGKVALVAANLYVVAFGMSWGPVVWVLLGEMFNNTIRVTALAVAAAAQWIANWLITVTFPPLSDIGLGLAYLIYTIFAALAFLFVLKAVRETKGRELEEM, encoded by the coding sequence ATGGACGCAGTGGCTACGCGCCCCGCCAACACCAACGGCGCGGCAATCATGATCGCCGCCACGGCAGCCATGGGCGGCTTCCTCTTCGGTTTCGACACCGCCGTCATCAACGGGACCGTCGACGCGATCCAGGGCGCCTTCAACATGAACGCCTTCGTGCTCGGCTTCGTCGTCGCCTCGGCCCTGCTGGGGTGCGCGGTCGGTGCCTGGTTCGCCGGACCCCTCGCCGACAAGCACGGCCGGATCCGGGTGATGGTAATCGCCGCCATCGTCTTCGCGGTCGGCTCGGTCGGCTCGGCTGTCGCGATCGGCCCCATCGACCTGACGATCTGGCGGGTCGTCGGCGGTCTCGCGGTCGGCGCGGCGAGCGTCATCGCACCGGCGTACATCGCGGAGATCTCCCCCGCCGCGATCCGGGGACGCCTCGGCTCGCTGCAGCAGCTCGCCATCGTCGTGGGCATCTTCATCGCCCTGCTCACCGACTACGCGCTCGCCGAGGCCGCGGGCGGGGCGAGCGAGCCGCTCTGGTTCGGCGTGGACGCCTGGCGCTGGATGCTCGCCTCCGAGGTGATCCCGGCGGCCGCCTATCTGATCATGGCGTTGCGGATTCCGGAGTCGCCGCGCTACCTCGTCCGCAAGGGGCGCATCGAGGAGGCACGGCAGGTGCTGACGCGGGTCATCGGCGACGACGCGGACGCCCGCCTCGCCGAGATCCAGCGGTCGATGATCGGCGCCAACGACAAGGTGCAGCTCTCCGACCTCAAGGGTCCGCGCTTCGGGCTGCTGCCGATCGTCTGGGTCGGCATCCTGCTCTCGGTCTTCCAGCAGTTCGTCGGTATCAACATCATCTTCTACTACTCGTCGACGCTGTGGCAGGCCGTCGGCTTCACCGAGAGCGACTCGCTGCTCATCACGGTGATCACGAGTGTGACGAACATCGTCACCACGCTGATCGCGATCGCCCTCGTCGACAAGGTCGGCCGCAAGCCGCTGCTGCTGTTCGGCGCCGCCGGAATGGTGCTCACGCTCGGCGCGATGGCCTGGTGCTTCGCCAACGCCACCGTCGTCGGCGACACCGTGACGATGAGCCCGGTCACCGGCAAGGTGGCGCTCGTCGCCGCCAACCTCTACGTGGTCGCCTTCGGCATGAGCTGGGGACCGGTCGTCTGGGTGCTGCTCGGCGAGATGTTCAACAACACGATCCGGGTGACCGCACTCGCCGTCGCGGCAGCCGCCCAGTGGATCGCCAACTGGCTGATCACGGTGACCTTCCCGCCGCTGTCGGACATCGGGCTCGGCCTCGCCTACCTGATCTACACGATCTTCGCGGCGCTGGCGTTCCTCTTCGTGCTCAAGGCCGTCCGGGAGACGAAGGGGCGAGAGCTGGAAGAGATGTGA